The Hippoglossus hippoglossus isolate fHipHip1 chromosome 21, fHipHip1.pri, whole genome shotgun sequence genomic sequence tcaataatgaaaatgatctttgGTTGCAGCcacagtttttttcttgttcagtaacttttgtgtttatgaatttcatttagaaaaagaaTCAACAGATCTGATCATTTAGATAATCAATGCTTAAGATTTGGACTTTTAATCCACAAATAAGATGATTTTCATTCCAGtgataaaatattcaaatcaaGTGACACTAGAAAATGTACAGATTGAATCTGTGATTCTGAGTCgtaccagcaggtggcagcacaGTCTCAGAGCTGATGTCTGATTTCATTGGTCTAAAATCAGTGTTACAAACTTTCTTTATCACCTGTGGAACAGATTCTACAGGAATGAGAACAGTCAGAGCTGTGGAGGTTTTCATTGTGTCGTTGTTTATTGTGTCTAATATTCTTTCTGTGAAGGTGATGGTCACGACACCggttaaatgaataataattggAATCATCTTGAGCCATAAAAACTACAGTGTGGTATATCAGTACTTCTGCTTCCTCAGTGTTACACAGACCAACACGCTGCAGTCGCTCTGAGTTTTAAAGTCCTCGTCTCACGTTGTTTTGTCGCACAGGGCCCCGTCCTGATTGGCAGCTCGCAGGGAGGCGTGAACATCGAAGATGTCGCAGCAGAGAATCCAGACGCCATTGTGAAGGAGCCCATCGACATCGTGGAAGGCATCAAGATGGAGCAGGCTGTAAAGGTGCGATCAATAACACACTGGGGGAGGAAAGTATTTTCTAAACAAGACACAGTCTCAGGACGGAGGAAGTCCCACGTCTCCCACCTGTCGCTTCCTAGATCCAAAAGACAAATGTTGATGTGATTTAAGTTAAACGATTCATCAACAATTCACATATTTTCCAACGTGGATTTTCTGATGTTTCTGATGAAATCAACACATGTTGAAGCTGCGGCTGCAGGTTTGGTTCCGACTCAGCCCTGCATGTGTTCCACTCTCTCGCCACATGAATGCCGTCTCATCAGTAAAGGCTAAAAGATCGATAACAGAATAAACCCTGACTCAGATAAAGATGTGACAGATAAATAGATTCATTTTTCTcagactgatttaaaaaatacaaaccaatAAAGAAATGCTCTGCAACACACCTCCAGGGTCTCTTTGAAAACAAGACAAGCTGTGAGATGCTTCAGGGAtcgaagaagaaacacaaatgtttagtgttcataaaaaatatgttgatgAGCAGAAGTGGATTATTGGTTTAATCTGACAACTCAGGATTCAGTAATACATCCTGGTAATAAACCgagtcagagcagcaggagaaagaagCAGCGAGTTCTCAGGCAGACACATGATGTCAGACTCTTTAAATCTGCACTGATCAAATCTGTTCTGTCAGCTTCCTCTGTGAAGTGACACAGTCACTGTAGATGTGAATGATCAGCTGCTTCTGAAGCACAGACAGGTgcacagtttatttatataaagtgtGATCATAACCAGAAACTCAAACTTCAGGGTGAAGCCAGGACAGAACAATACAACTAAAGATTCTATAAACTCAAAACTGAACTGTACCAACAAATAAAAGACGGAAACTAAACCGGACTTAACGTAAACTAACGACAACAGGACCAAGCAGCAAGAAAAGAGTTCACCTCTGCTACTTCAAACAGAGACATTCTTTTCATAgaatcatatttatatatatcaagAGATAATTGCAATAAAACTGAATCACAGTCTGAccagaaaaccacacacaagTATCTTTACACCTggacagtggtggaggaagtactccaAACTTTGtaattaagtaaaagtacaaataactAGTAAAATGaagtacatttaaatatatttcagtaTTAAAAGTGAATTCAAGGCAGAGGACTCTACTGAATCCATTTGAAGGAGTTTATACTGTTTtctaaaattgtatttattcatcaaaCTTCTTTTCATCTGAAGGTTAAACTGTTAATTATGAACAATCCTGATTTCTCTGAAACTATCAAAACGTAATTCATGACGAATGAAACATTCATCTGTAGAAACAGAGGCAGTGACTCAGAGTTTGCAGTGAACAGAAGTCGTAGAATTGTcggtgtttgtgtttactggtgtttgttttgtcttctctTCATCTGCTCTGGATATTGAACATGCCGGTTGTCATAGTGAGAGCAGAGGGTgttagacagacagaggaggtgcTGATAGCACGACTCTCTGAGGAGCTGGAGCCCATTGACGTTCCTCaatgatttctttatttgtgtttgtaaaactCAGAGACGTTTTTCTGTTTCCAGCGAGACACGAAGAAGCTGCTTTTCTCTTCAGGCTCCTGGACTCAAAGCTCCATCAGCCTGATAACACTTATATATGTGACCTTCATCATCCTGGTCAAAAATATCACAAAGCTGAATCAAACCTGTGTAATTCTCGACTGTGCCCGACTCAGAAAtaagccttttttaaatatgaatattcagcttttccttttttcccatATGGAATATTTTTAACAGCCTGAGTTTGGTGACgttcaagaaaacaaaacaatgagctgaaagaggctAAAATGAGAGATTTGTCTGTAGGTTCATCAGTACGAGCGACAACCTTCACGTGCACAGTCACTTGATCACAGTCAGACTCCTGATCGTAGTCTGGATTGACTTGTGAGGAGTGTCGCTGCTGACTCGATGCTGCAGCGGCGGACGCAGCGTCCGAATGACGAtgtgtgatgtcatgtttcttGTGGCGCTGCAGGTGGCTCAGAAGATGGGCTTCCCACCGGCGCTGGTGAACAAGGCTGCGGAGAACATGATGAAACTGTACAACGTGTTCATGAAGTACGACGCCTCCATGTTGGAGATCAACCCCATGGTGGAGGACTCTTCTGGCAtcggtacacacacacacacacacacacacacacacacacacacacacacacacacacacacacacacacacacacacacacaccatgacttctgaggacattacatttacttacattcattttctgcagacttacttcaaatatttatattaaaaccTGGTTTAACCCTAAATCAATTGTTTTATGTTGCAGTGACTGGTATTTGACTCCATTTGGTCGAGTTCCTACATTAAATACCAGTAAACGTGACACGTTCCCACGCAGCCTGGGAGACCTGGACATTTAGGAAGTACTTGTCCAGTCATGAACAatctttaatttgaattaaatgacACAGAGCACCTACATAACCCTTTAAATTGAGTACTTCCTGACACTGATGAATCAGAGCTCAGTGTCAGTCAGTGACCGTCAGTCAGAGCTGGACTCTCCTCTGTCTCTACACCTATTGTTcaagtgcccttgagcaatgATGTTGATTTTTGGTTCAGTGGAGTAAAAGAGAAGGTCAGCAAACTGTAGCCGGGGATTGAAAATCTGATTAAAACCAATTTCCTTAATGTTCTCTTTAAAATCCTGAGAAGTCAGAACTtgtgatgaaaatgtgaaattcaaCCAGTTGGACAGAAAAGGAGAATCTGTTTGATGGTGTTTGGAAGTGAATCTTCTGCTGTTGactctcatgtgtctctcttgtCAACAGTGATGTGCATGGACGCCAAAATCAACTTTGACTCCAACGCTGTGTACCGGCAGAAGAAGGTGTTCGACCTGCAGGACTGGACCCAGGAGGACCCCCGAGACCGGCAGGCCGCCAAGGCCGACCTCAACTACATCGGCCTGGATGGAACCATCggctgcctgggtcagtgagcgCTGACACCATGGagccaaaatgtctcaatcgccccctggtgtctggctgcagtaatGCTCAAAaactctgtctcctccatgttagcagatgggacatggaccaaacaaaaaatatataaaatggcACATGAATAAAATTTGGtgttaattagttatttaatgatataaaacctAAAACGTCacgattgacggctgagactgactcctgattggtcgagtgtgtgtatcagaTACATCAATACTGCAGCTATTGGagacgttgtccatctttagtTACAGTGTTTCACATCAGAAATATGTAAACAGCACTCATGGatcgacctctgacctttattCTGTTCAGTAAACGGAGCCGGTCTGGCCATGGCCACCATGGACATAATCAAGCTGCATGGCGGCACCCCAGCCAACTTCCTGGATGTGGGAGGAGGAGCCACAGCTCATCAGGTGACCGAGGCGTTCAAACTCATCACGTCTGACAGGAAGGTAAGAAcacgtctgctgctgcttctgacGCTCTAATGTTAGCATTATGTTAGCATAGCGTGATGGTAGTTAGCGCTAGTGCTGATTTGAATATATGAAAATGTGAGTTTGAGCTCATGTCACTTTTTAATCTTGCGCGTTGTGGCCGGTGTCAGGTTCAGGCCATCCTGGTCAACATCTTCGGAGGCATCATGAGGTGTGATGTCATCGCTCAGGGCATCATCATGGCTGTGAGAGACCTGGACCTGAAGATCCCCATCGTCGTCCGGTTACAAGGTACCACACTGTTCATGACCCACTTAGAGGATATGATCCTGTCCCAAGGGCTGATCACTGTATCTGGTTTCCACTGTAATGTTGGGAGGtggaagcagacacacacacacacacacacacacacacacacacacacacacacacacacacacacacacagtgtagatCACAAAACATGAAACCCTAAAAAGATTCACAGGATTAGAAGTTAAAACGAtctctggattttttttctctgctgcagctgagactCAGAATGAATCTTTGAGTCCGGTGCTGAGACTCAGAATGAATCTTTGAGTCCGGTGCTGAGACTCAGAATGAATCTTTGAGTCCGGTGCTGAGACTCAGAATGAATCTTTGAGTCCGGTGCTGAGACGCGGCTGCAGAAAGCTGCTGTGACGATTACGAAGAGATTTAGGTCGTCTAGAAACAACCTGCAGAGCGATTTCAATGTGACCAATCGTTCTCTGAACccacgtttttttaaattgaattcaGATTATTTGGAGCCACTTTTCTAGAATCTTCCTGGACTCGTCGTCACATTAAAGATTACGTCACCGTTGTTGTGAGAGAAATGTGGACGAGATAAATGTTTTGTCTAATGGACTTTAAAGCTCGACGGTCTGACACGAACATGCTTTAAGTCCTGCTATCGGCCTTCTAACACGCCAGtaacacactctcactcacactcactcacacacactcacactcctctccttgtgttgtttgtgtttagagcCTAAACGGAGCTGACGCTCTCCTCAGGGAGTCGCTTCTTTGTTCTGGAAATATTTTGTTCTGCTTCTTTACACATTCTCTTAAAGGAGACAGGATTTTGTTTCACTGGTTCTTTCCTGCCGGGAGTTTTTGTGTGAAATTCAAACTGTTTCTTTCAAGCTGATAAATGACTTTTCgtgtaaaatctaaaatctgggttttgtttttttaggaaCGAGAGTGGACGATGCTAAAGCTCTGATCGCTGCCAGTCCACTGAAAATCCTCGCCTGTGACGACCTGGACGAAGCTGCCAAAAtggtacacgcacacacacacacacacacacacacacacacacacacacacacacacacactcacacaaacacaacagacacacagacataagCAAACCAGTATCAGGAGAGATCTATATTAAAACCCTGTAATAAACTACAGAAATGACATGAAACAAGACGTGTTCGTCAGCGATGTGTCGACCTGCTGGTTGATGgattctgtttcctgtggaCACAGAGCGGCTgttccctccttcccctccttcccctccttcccctcgtTCCCCTCgttcccctccttcccctcgttcccctccttcccctcgttcccctccttcccctccttcccctcgttcccctccttcccctcgttcccctccttcccctccttcccctccttcccctcgtTCCCCTCGTTCCCCTCgttcccctccttcccctccttcccctcgttcccctccttcccctcgttcccctccttcccctccttcccctcgttcccctccttcccctccttcccctcgttcccctccttcccctcgtTCCCCTCgttcccctccttcccctccttcccctccttcccctcgtTTCCCTCGTTTCCTGTCTTGATGCAGTTTAATGAGATTTTAATAAAACGGAAGCTAAAATAGAAAAAGTCTGATTAAACAAGATAATAAAACAGGACAATTTGTGAATAAATGATGCAAAGTTTATTCAATAAATAGTCAAAGAGCCGAACTGTGACTCTGGAGTCAGCATCAAACTGACAGTGATGTAATGGAGGCGGATTCTATTCCGTGTGATGAAGGACACAACTCAGCAAAGTTCAGGAGTCTAATAGAACAAAATAGAAGCGCGGATTCTGAAAAGGTCGATGTCGTCTGTACGAACTTTCTCAGAAATATACTGCAGATTAATAGTCATGTCTGgaacagagaaaaaataaagattcattTATACAGAACTTACCAAAgttcttcacaataaaagcataaaaaaaacaatattcatgGCATATAAACAGAAATCTggttaatataaatgtatatatatataaagttcaGCTGAATGCACTAGTTGTAACTGTGTCTTTGTAAGAAgcgtttcttcttctgtctcctcagGTTGTGAAGCTTTCTGAAATCGTGTCCCTGGCTAAAGAAGCTCAGGTGGACATCACCTTCCAGCTGCCCATCTAATAAACCTGGacctcccctccccttccccctccccctccccagtacttccctctgcctcctcccctGGGACACACCCCCACTCCGACGCCCACTCCGCCCCCCCGGACGACCCCAGGAAACGTTTATTATTTCTCTTCCTGACTCTGGCACGATGGCAGAACTCCGCTCGTTTCACTTTCTCGTTCCCACATCTCGTTTAACTTGTTGCACTTGAGTTAAGTCGTTACGCACAAACCTTCACCCCCCCGATCTCTGCTTCACGCTCACACCCCCCACTCGTCGACCGGTTGGTTTGATCTTTGATTTCagactcagtgtttgtgttcggTCGTGAGACGCGGCTGCAGAAAGCTGCTGTTACATATGAATAAGAAAAGACGGGAAAGGCTTCAGGAAAATGGACGTCAGTCCCGTGAGTGTCCTCGTGTTGCATGAGTGCcttctctgtgttgtgtctaaGAATGTAAGAGAATAAAGAAAGCACCCGTTCATCTCAATACGACTATTACTGCTCACTTTTATCACAACACCAGCTTTGATTCAGTTATCGTTCAGACAATGTGACGTTTCGTTTCTTCACCTCGGAGGAGCAGAGATGCTCGTCAGCTGTTTGTCACTGATCTCAGATCTCAGCCTCTGGATTCATGTGGAGACAACGTGCCACCATCTTGTGCTGCTGATTTTTTAGATTGGtccttgtcccatctgctaacatggaggagaggtggtttatgacctactgcagccagacaccagggggcgatccagaggTTTTAGCATCAATTCATCCAGCCAACTTTCAAATTCGAGAATCTCACAGTTGCAGAATAATTGGATTTCGATCGTCATGATTGTCGCAGTTGTTTATTTGCCTCcttgtggttgttgtgtgtgttgcgccccctggtgactgtaTTTTGATTGTATCTACGTCAGCGTTTCTGTCGCTTAATAACAACACTGGATTCAGAGTCGACTTTGACGCCATCAAACACATCACGGTGTCGGAGGTTCATCACATGGCGTTAACGGCCAAAGCCTCTGATGCACAAAGGCCTGAACAAACGCTGTTCACCCTCATCTCTGAACACGTATGTTTGATTCCTGCAGACTCGGCCGCGTCTTTTACGAAACGCTCCTATGCCGCCTCGGCTTTTTAAATCCATGAATTGTGTCCCTGCAGTGGAGTCGACCAGTCGTTACCTTGGTTAGCTCGCTGCAGCACGTGGCCGTGCACGTGAGCGTCACTGTCCTGACACGGGGAACGTGTCTGTCCTGCTGAGGTGAAGCGTTAGCTAACAGGACGTGTGATGCTCAGGACGTTTAAACGAGTCTGGATgttgtgtctgtatttattctcCTTTAGTCTCATTTCACTTTGCCATCGTGCCACAGTCTGATCGACATCTTCTCTCAGATGTTTATTCTCCTTCATGTAACGTCAGAGTCCGGCGTCCTCAACGGtaaaatgccccccccccccttcctccagcGCTCCAAACACAAGCCGACATTGTGAgttgtttgtcatttattaaatCTTGTAAATAACCAAACTGATGTTCtcactgtaaaatatttatgcTCCTCAAAGAGTACgacaaaggacaaaaaaaataaacgcAGAGAACAACGAGtctgttctttttgtttctggttCTGGAGACTTTCCTCGACTCGTTCAGGTCAGACTTGTTCTCGAGAGATGTGANNNNNNNNNNNNNNNNNNNNNNNNNNNNNNNNNNNNNNNNNNNNNNNNNNNNNNNNNNNNNNNNNNNNNNNNNNNNNNNNNNNNNNNNNNNNNNNNNNNNCTTCCTCCAGCGCTCCAAACACAAGCCGACATTGTGAgttgtttgtcatttattaaatCTTGTAAATAACCAAACTGATGTTCtcactgtaaaatatttatgcTCCTCAAAGAGTACgacaaaggacaaaaaaaataaacgcAGAGAACAACGAGtctgttctttttgtttctggttCTGGAGACTTTCCTCGACTCGTTCAGGTCAGACTTGTTCTCGAGAGCATGTGattggtcatgtgatgtaaccCTGTGGGCGGAGCCTCTGACTGCTGATCTGACCAATGAGCTGAGGTTTAGTCTTCAGAcgacttcctgttgtgtttaagTCTCTCAAAGTCTTAacgacacacacgcacgcacagacacacacacacacgcacgcacagacacacacacacacgcacgcacagacacacacacacacacacgcacagacacacacacacacgcacgcacagacacacacacagctttgaaGTTCTTCTCTCCTGCGACGCGATGAACATCTTTGATCGTCCGgccagaagaaagaaaagattgtAGACGACACGTTTCATCACGTCGCTGCGTCGTGTTGCTGCAGATGAAAAAGCAACTGAGGCAGAAAACGTTGAGATGAATGAACGTGTCACGGGAAGTTAACAGTCAGAAGGTCTCAGCTGGAGTCGCTGCAGCAGAAGAAGGTTCAGTCACTGTTTCTGCCTCTTGAGCTTCTCTGCTGTGTCTCCATCATGGAGCCTCCTCCCctcagcagcgccccctgcagacaGTGAGATTGATAAGCttcagtttgtgctgctgcaaGTTCATTTCTTTAAAGGTGAGATAAGTTCTGCCTCACCgagcccgggggggggggggggcagttcaGTCTGttcagaaaagtgaaaaagttTTATCTGATGTTCTGtgatgaaaataagaaaatttctcaaaggttcagtttgttcagaggaaagagggaggggggggacagagagactgcacacaaacagttgGATGATGTCACACATTCTATATGAAATCTGActcatgaatacattttaatttaatcccTGAAATTTAGAAAACTGTATAAAAGTATCAGGacataaaaaactgtttaaagttctatttgatgtttgtgttgaaccTGATGATCTCGTCCACTGGGACTCAAACCAGCGACGGCCTTTTTCACCTTGTCTCTGTGGAAACaggaaccagcagcagcagtttcctGTCTGATTTAAACCATCTGTCATCACACTGAGTTTTATCAGAGTCGCTTTTCTCTGAATTgatcagaaagagaaaagacagattcTTGTTTTCAGTCTGGAACAAGTGATGGAAACAAACTTCAATTAAACTAAgaactaaaaataataaaacattttctctctgtcatgaTCTGcacatgaaatataaatgtagatTATTTAAAAGACAACTGGATCTGAGTCTGAACGAGAGTTCTGATAAAACCTGATCATCAGGTGAGCTCAGTCACTGACGGCTCCGCCCACACTCACCTGCACATCATCAGGAGCCAATCAGCAGAGGGCTGCCACACCTGCAGAGCCTCATGTTGCTTTTATTGGATGATAACTTTAACTCTGATGGTCACAACAGACAAATGAACAGTAagtaaagatgatgatgaacaagtgaatgaaaacatgataCTGGACAACAATAGtttcttcttaaaaaaaaaagaatcaatgaaaagaaagagaaataaataaataaggaccgaagcaaaaacaagaaatgatGGAACAGTGACGTcattactgacacacacatctatatatttatatttatatatgtatatgtcagtaatgatgctctctctctctctctctgtctgtccctctctctgtctccctctctctctctctctctctctgtctctctctctctctctctctgtctctctctctctctctctctgtctctctctctctctctctctctgtctgtccctctctctgtctccctctctctctctctctctctctctctctctctgtctgtccctctctctgtctccctctctctctctctctctctctgtctctctctctctctctctctgtctctctctctctctctctctgtctctctctctctctctctctctgtctgtccctctctctgtctcctctctctctctctctctctctctctgtctctctctctcttctcctctctctctctctctctctgtctctctctgtctctctctctctctctctctctgtctctctctctctttctctctgtctctctctctctctctgtctctctctctctgtctctctctctctgtctctctgtctctgtctctctctctctctctctctgtctctctctctctctctgtctctctctctgtctctctctctctgtctctctctctctttctctctgtctctctctctctgtctctctctctgtctctctctctctctctctctgtctctctctctctctctgtctctctctctctctctctctgtctctctctgtctctctgtctctctctctctctctgtctctctctctctctctgtctctctctctctgtctctctctctctctttctctctgtctctctctctctctctgtctctctgtctctctctctctctctgtctctctctctctctctgtctctctctctgtctctctctctctgtctctctctctctctgtctctctctctctctgtctctctgtctctctctctctctctgtctctctgtctctctctctctctgtctctctctctctctgtctctctctctctctctctctctctctctctctctctgtctctctctctctgtctctctctctctgtctctctctctctctctctctctctctgtctctctctctctctctctctctctctctctgtctctctctctctctctctctctctctctctctctctctctctctctctgtctctctctctctctctctctctctcgtctctcttctctctctctgtctctctctgtctctctctctgtctctctctctctctctctctgtctctctctctctctctctctctgtctctctctctctctctctctctctctgtctctctctctctctctctctgtctctctctctctctctctctctgtcctctctctctctctctctctctctgtctctctctctctctgtcctctctctctctctctctctctgtctctgtctctctcgtctctctctctctctctctgtctctctctctctctctctgtctctctctctctgtctctctctctgtctctctctctctctctctctctgtctctctctctctctgtctctctgtctctctctctccctctgtctctctgtctctctctctctctgtctctctctctctctgtctctctctctctctgtctctctctctgtctctctctctgctctctctctctctgtctctctcgtctctctctctgtctgtctctctgtctctctctctgtctctcgtctctctctctctctctctgtctctctctctgtctgtctctctgtctctctctctctgtctctctctctctctctgtctctctcgtctctctctctgtctctctctctctctctctctctctctctctctctctctgtctctctctctctctctctctgtctctctgtctctctctctcgtctctctctctctctctctgtctctctgtctctgtctctctctctctctctgtctctctctctctctctctctctgtctctctctctctctctctctgtctctctctctgctctctctctgtctctctgctctctctgtcctctctctgtctctctctctgtctctctctctctctctctctctctctctctctctctctctctctctgtctctctgtctcctctctctctgtctctctctctctctctctctgtctctctctctctctcgtctctctctgtctctctctctctctgtctctctctctctctctgtctctctgtctctctctctctgtctctctctctctgtctctctctctctctctctctgtctctctctctctctgtctctctgtctctctctctgtctctctctctgtctctctctgtctctctctctgtctctctctctgtctctctctctctctctctgtctctgtctctctctctctctctctgtctctctgtctctctctctctgtctctctctctctctctctctctgtctctctctctctctctgtctctctgtctctctctctgtctctctctctctctctctgtctctctctctctgtctctctctctctctctctctctctctctctctctgtctctctctctctctctctgtctctctgtctctctctctctctctctgtctctctctctctctgtctctctctgtctctctctctctgtctgtctctctgtctctctctctctctctgtctctctgtctctctctctctgtctctctgtctctctctctctctctctgtctctctctgtctgtctctctctctctgtctctctctctctctctgtctctctctgtctctctctctgtctctctctctctctctctctctctctctctctctgtctctctctctctctctgtctc encodes the following:
- the sucla2 gene encoding succinate--CoA ligase [ADP-forming] subunit beta, mitochondrial; protein product: MRSISPQRGNMATSLICGRLTASLRNSGARSAVSSASRVLGGSSGLFGGHVSQQQPPHLQQQQRNLSLHEYMSIGLLKEAGISVPDGMVASSSEEAYAIAKQIGSKDLVVKAQVLAGGRGKGTFEGGLKGGVRIVYSPEEARDISSQMIGRKLYTKQTGEAGRICNQVFICERRYPRREYYFAITMERSFQGPVLIGSSQGGVNIEDVAAENPDAIVKEPIDIVEGIKMEQAVKVAQKMGFPPALVNKAAENMMKLYNVFMKYDASMLEINPMVEDSSGIVMCMDAKINFDSNAVYRQKKVFDLQDWTQEDPRDRQAAKADLNYIGLDGTIGCLVNGAGLAMATMDIIKLHGGTPANFLDVGGGATAHQVTEAFKLITSDRKVQAILVNIFGGIMRCDVIAQGIIMAVRDLDLKIPIVVRLQGTRVDDAKALIAASPLKILACDDLDEAAKMVVKLSEIVSLAKEAQVDITFQLPI